One window of the Perca fluviatilis chromosome 5, GENO_Pfluv_1.0, whole genome shotgun sequence genome contains the following:
- the zgpat gene encoding zinc finger CCCH-type with G patch domain-containing protein produces the protein MEEETLEAAISTYGAQLQQVETALSAGLDPSQQSDLLKLKEDLCQLIELTESSLVSVKKSRLLASLEDSYGLQANASEAAADTNGANNSLNNEFAAFYSELGESSGSSSDTRERDNEEEGGIENGEQEEAEEEEDALSGTKVRAPYRTTWGTLEYHNAMVVGAEPPDGEEAQVRVFYVYPTQKSMKPCPFYLEDKCRFPDNCRFSHGEVVYVSELREFLEFDLSNLEEGSSCLARHEDGIWYPAKIKEIDSGFYTVKFDSVLLKDVVVEADCIIPPLRADDPLSSDSDLDDSGDGDDAAYAKVMDSAVEYTEMSSSANFGGWEAHTRGIGSKLMLKMGYEYGKGLGKMQEGRVEPVMAVVLPKRKSLDECAELTQRRTQSKAAKDGTQTGRPKRRRKPRGATGGRRNVFDFLNHKLGGKSSDPAEGGAAALSAASGVEAYRGGTSTKRTLNVKLFQASERVSQTEREIQKLTESLGRQTGSSRVKQLEEKLSAARKLLAQQKAQELSIQRENRKADTHKKMTEF, from the exons ATGGAAGAAGAAACCCTTGAGGCAGCCATCAGTACCTATGGCGCCCAGTTGCAGCAGGTGGAGACAGCcctgtcagctggcctggacCCATCCCAGCAGTCAGACTTGCTCAAACTGAAAGAGGACCTTTGTCAGCTGATAGAGCTCACAGAGTCTAGCCTGGTGTCTGTCAAAAAGAGTCGGCTTCTGGCCAGCCTCGAGGACAGTTATGGACTGCAGGCAAACGCCTCAGAGGCAGCAGCTGACACAAACGGTGCAAACAACAGTTTGAACAATGAATTTGCTGCTTTCTACTCTGAACTCGGGGAGTCGTCAGGTAGTAGCTCTGATACTAGAGAGAGGGACAATGAGGAGGAAGGTGGAATAGAGAATGGTGaacaggaggaggcagaggaagaagaagatgcACTCAGTGGTACCAAAGTAAGAGCACCCTACAGGACAACATGGGGGACACTGGAGTATCACAATGCCATGGTGGTTGGGGCAGAACCGCCAGATGGAGAAGAGGCACAAGTTAGAGTGTTCTATGTCTACCCCACCCAGAAGTCTATGAAACCCTGTCCATTCTACCTTGAGGACAAATGTCGCTTCCCTGATAATTGCAG GTTTTCCCATGGTGAAGTGGTGTATGTGTCGGAACTCAGAGAGTTCCTTGAGTTTGACCTCAGTAATCTTGAAGAAGGCTCATCCTGTTTGGCTCGACATGAGGACGGCATCTGGTACCCAGCCAAAATTAAAG AAATTGACAGTGGTTTCTACACTGTGAAGTTTGACTCAGTGCTGCTGAAAGATGTTGTGGTCGAGGCCGACTGCATTATCCCGCCTTTGAGAGCAGATGACCCGCTCTCCTCTGACTCTGACCTGGACGACAGTGGAGATGGAGATGATGCGGCTTATGCAAAAG TTATGGACTCTGCTGTAGAATACACAGAAATGTCAAGCAGTGCAAATTTTGGTGGCTGGGAGGCACATACCAGAGGCATCGGATCCAAGCTTATGCTCAAAATGGGCTACGAATATGGGAAAG GTTTAGGAAAGATGCAGGAGGGTCGAGTGGAGCCAGTCATGGCAGTGGTCCTACCCAAACGAAAGTCTCTGGACGAATGTGCCGAGCTCACACAGAGACGCACCCAGAGCAAGGCGGCTAAAGATGGTACACAAACAGGCCGCCCAAAGAGACGCAGAAAGCCTCGGGGCGCCACCGGAGGGCGCCGTAACGTCTTTGACTTTCTCAACCACAAGCTAGGAGGCAAGAGCAGCGATCCTGCTGAGGGGGGTGCTGCGGCACTGTCAGCAGCATCGGGGGTGGAGGCCTACAGGGGAGGAACAAGCACCAAGAGGACTCTAAATGTGAAGCTGTTCCAGGCGTCTGAGAGGGTGTCGCAGACTGAGAGGGAGATCCAGAAACTGACTGAGTCACtcggcagacagacaggcag CTCCAGGGTGAAGCAGCTGGAAGAGAAGCTGTCAGCGGCCCGCAAGCTGCTGGCCCAGCAGAAGGCCCAGGAGCTGTCCATCCAGAGAGAAAACAGGAAGGCTGACACACACAAGAAGATGACTGAGTTTTAA
- the tti1 gene encoding TELO2-interacting protein 1 homolog — MPPIMAQISDPKIAFAYLRPACVLLTRAPTVTNVETLSAQLKEVNDATLQQLQEYVLFPLRFVLKVPGPKKDKLVQAVAEAMSHVLENTCVQSWETLRDLLSELCLCLCSPTDPGKAADISEELKFAVLRCLDALLHAAYGDIVFRLFEPIMLPGLGAAISLLLALGEKEKSRDVQAAALKCLQALTLQCDCTQEHVVPSSEERCAIGSTMASFLPGITVAVARTITGDLRQGHAVTVRAIKVWSRTVGLVMEDGQLQASKPLKTPSPDLGRIEQLMVHRTQDWVKSTAGKLSVLLKKIISCTSAHQHWRVRLEMVELDDHLLARCSQSLGECVGPLLEALVGAVNDEEPRVRKRCEVVLRNVSQRNQSCSSSSDITGEGSRSAQTFTDVLSENLYSLATSLPRLMRTSDDQKKLFVLNVFLGYLKVLGPLVSVILNSAAHLERISKALMQVLELDVMDVRIVEERSYAATLETSSGSHDSYTAHIQRKHFLYFTDEKIFSVLMEICQTLGYYGNIYLLTDHFLDLYQQSSAYRKQAAMVLNEIVRGAAGIAVATECQGLETQVWGRSATQEDLKVAVVSVIEEYTSLNNWNLTTVSEETNRDRQDQQLLSPTRLLSIPNSNVGNTKANSLQLIPSSFGTASSSSPTSAIHQLNSNIWQLCIQLEGIACFAQALGRDFRPMLMTSLYPVLEKAGEETLLVSQAALGSMWDISNSCGYPSLKELINENSDYLLNDISLNLQRLSQHPQAPRVLTVMLTHSDCSLLPLVRDMVQDVLMALDLSYDHTAALFCSVLHALMKALARWFPSRCGWTSKSAIHDQTSPHDEILNIRQFLLDHRIQKELAEGIGIEEDSNEDLEVPPPQEFEDVDDIGGPDVKAELPSHLSITKDVMERCVHLLSDPSLRIRLKVLDVLELCVCVLSEQENELLPMAHRCWPALLQRLTADDPLAVLRAFRVLCTLGETCGDFLRRRVSKEVLPKLCSSLVRQAPISVKAGPVYTHTLAYKVQLAVLQGLGSLCHRLDLGEADLDVVCEACLPYLSCRQPIRLQEASASVFQHLIQVDPDAFWFTLNELHCPSCYIPPHPDLQTVQLSGMGRPRDEYSDNVLKLLREEFGSVADNSLVASQLMN; from the exons ATGCCTCCAATCATGGCTCAGATCAGTGATCCAAAGATCGCGTTTGCCTACCTGCGCCCGGCCTGTGTCCTCCTCACCAGAGCGCCCACTGTGACCAACGTAGAGACGCTGAGCGCCCAGTTAAAAGAAGTCAACGATGCCACGTTGCAGCAGCTCCAAGAGTACGTCCTCTTCCCTCTTCGTTTTGTCCTTAAAGTCCCCGGACCTAAGAAGGACAAACTGGTGCAGGCTGTGGCTGAGGCCATGAGCCACGTCCTGGAGAACACTTGTGTCCAGAGCTGGGAGACCCTCCGTGACCTCCTCTCAGAGCTTTGCCTCTGCCTGTGCTCTCCAACTGACCCTGGGAAAGCTGCAGATATATCAGAGGAGCTGAAATTTGCTGTTCTGAGGTGCTTGGATGCCCTGCTTCATGCTGCTTATGGTGATATAGTCTTCAGACTCTTTGAACCAATTATGCTGCCCGGACTGGGAGCTGCCATATCACTCCTGCTGGCTttaggagagaaggagaaatcCAGAGATGTACAGGCAGCAGCGTTGAAGTGCCTGCAGGCTTTGACTCTGCAGTGTGACTGCACTCAGGAGCATGTCGTCCCATCCTCAGAGGAGAGATGTGCTATAGGCAGCACCATGGCTTCATTCCTACCTGGGATCACTGTGGCTGTAGCCAGGACCATTACAGGAGATCTGAGACAAGGCCATGCAGTCACAGTCAGGGCCATCAAG GTTTGGTCCAGGACTGTGGGGCTTGTCATGGAAGATGGCCAACTTCAGGCCAGTAAGCCCTTGAAGACTCCCTCACCAGACCTGGGGAGAATCGAACAGCTTATGGTCCATCGGACACAAGACTGGGTGAAGAGCACAGCGGGGAAACTGTCAGTGCTCCTGAAGAAGATCATCTCCTGCACCTCGGCTCACCAGCACTGGAGGGTTAGACTAGAGATGGTGGAGCTGGATGACCACCTGCTAGCCAGGTGTAGCCAGTCACTGGGAGAGTGTGTGGGACCGCTACTGGAAGCACTGGTGGGGGCAGTCAATGACGAGGAGCCCAGAGTCAGAAAGAG GTGTGAAGTTGTTCTCAGGAATGTATCACAGAGGAATCAGagctgtagcagcagcagtgataTTACCGGTGAAGGCAGCAGAAGTGCTCAGACCTTCACTGACGTGCTTTCAGAGAATCTCTACTCTTTGGCCACCTCCCTGCCCAGACTGATGAGGACCTCTGATGACCAGAAGAAGCTGTTTGTCCTTAATGTGTTTCTGGGTTATTTGAAAGTCCTTGGACCGCTGGTCTCCGTAATACTTAACTCGGCTGCACATCTCGAGAGGATTTCCAAAGCCTTGATGCAG GTGCTGGAGCTGGATGTGATGGATGTTCGTATTGTGGAGGAAAGGAGTTACGCTGCTACCTTAGAGACAAGCTCGGGCTCCCATGATTCCTACACTGCTCACATACAGAGGAAGCATTTTCTCTACTTCACAGATGAGAAGATATTTTCTGTGCTCATGGAAATCTGTCAAACATTAG GTTACTACGGCAACATTTACCTGCTGACCGATCACTTCCTGGATCTGTACCAACAGTCTTCAGCATACAGAAAGCAGGCTGCCATGGTGCTAAATGAGATTGTCAGGGGTGCCGCAGGCATCGCCGTGGCAACAGAGTGTCAGGGTTTGGAGACCCAAGTTTGGGGACGCTCTGCCACCCAGGAAGACCTTAAAGTTGCAGTGGTGTCTGTCATAGAAGAATACACCAGTCTGAACAACTGGAACTTGACAACTGTCAGTGAGGAGACCAATAGAGACCGACAGGACCAGCAG CTGCTCAGCCCAACCAGACTCCTCTCCATACCCAACAGTAATGTTGGCAACACTAAAGCAAACTCTCTCCAACTGATTCCTTCGTCATTTGGCACCGCGTCTTCCTCATCGCCGACCTCTGCAATCCACCAGCTCAACAGTAACATCTGGCAGCTGTGTATCCAACTCGAGGGCATCGCTTGCTTTGCTCAGGCACTGGGGCGGGACTTCCGGCCCATGTTGATGACATCACTGTACCCCGTACTGGAGAAAGCCGGAGAGGAGACACTGCTGGTCAGCCAGGCAGCGCTGGGCTCTATGTGGGACATCAGTAATTCCTGTGGCTACCCTTCCCTGAAGGAGCTGATCAATGAGAACTCTGACTACCTGCTCAATGACATATCACTTAACCTGCAGAGGCTCAGCCAGCATCCTCAG GCTCCACGGGTGTTGACAGTGATGTTGACTCACTCTGACTGCAGCCTGCTGCCCCTGGTCAGGGACATGGTTCAGGATGTGCTGATGGCTCTGGATCTCAGCTACGACCACACagctgctctcttctgctctgtgCTGCACGCGCTCATGAAGGCACTGG CGAGATGGTTTCCCTCCAGGTGTGGTTGGACCAGTAAGTCTGCCATACACGACCAGACCTCCCCTCACGACGAAATCCTTAACATTCGCCAATTCCTGCTGGATCACCGCATACAGAAAGAGCTAGCAGAGGGCATTGGAATAGAGGAGGACAGCAATGAAGACCTTG AAGTCCCTCCTCCCCAGGAGTTTGAGGATGTTGACGATATTGGGGGTCCTGATGTAAAAGCGGAGCTTCCCTCCCACCTCAGCATCACTAAAGATGTTATGGAGCGCTGCGTTCATCTGCTGAGTGACCCTAGTCTCAGAATACGACTCAAG GTATTGGATGTGCTGGAGCTATGCGTGTGTGTACTGAGTGAACAGGAAAATGAATTGCTCCCTATGGCCCATCGCTGCTGGCCCGCCCTCCTACAAAGACTCACCGCTGATGACCCTTTAGCAGTACTCCGAGCCTTCAGG GTGCTGTGTACGCTGGGTGAAACATGTGGTGACTTCCTGAGGAGGAGGGTATCTAAAGAGGTTCTGCCCAAGCTATGCTCCTCGCTGGTACGGCAGGCTCCGATCAGCGTCAAGGCTGGACCCgtctacacacacaccctaGCCTACAAAGTGCAGCTGGCTGTGCTGCAGGGGCTGGGCTCACTGTGCCACAGACTGGACCTGG GTGAAGCAGACCTGGATGTTGTTTGCGAGGCCTGCCTGCCCTACCTGAGCTGTAGGCAACCAATCAGACTGCAAGAGGCCAGCGCAAG TGTTTTCCAACACTTAATCCAGGTGGATCCAGATGCCTTCTGGTTTACTCTAAACGAGCTGCACTGCCCATCGTGCTACATCCCGCCCCACCCCGACCTCCAGACTGTACAGCTAAGCGGAATGGGTCGACCGAGAGACGAGTACTCGGACAACGTGCTGAAACTGCTGAGAGAGGAGTTTGGCTCAGTTGCTGACAACAGTCTAGTAGCCAGTCAGCTAATGAACTAG